One window from the genome of Balaenoptera musculus isolate JJ_BM4_2016_0621 chromosome 3, mBalMus1.pri.v3, whole genome shotgun sequence encodes:
- the CXXC5 gene encoding CXXC-type zinc finger protein 5: MSSLGSGPQDTGGSSSGSNANGSSGSGPKAGVADKSAAVAAAAPASVADDAPPPERRNKSGIISEPLNKSLRRSRPLSHYSSFGGSGGSGGGSMMGGESAEKAAAAAAAASLLANGHDLAAAMAVDKSNPTSKHKSGAVASLLSKAERATELAAEGQLTLQQFAQSTEMLKRVVQEHLPLMSEAGAGLPDMEAVAGAEALNGQSDFPYLGAFPINPGLFIMTPAGVFLAESALHMAGLAEYPMQGELASAISSGKKKRKRCGMCAPCRRRINCEQCSSCRNRKTGHQICKFRKCEELKKKPSAALEKVMLPTGAAFRWFQ; this comes from the exons ATGTCGAGCCTCGGCAGTGGCCCCCAGGACACCGGCGGTAGCAGCAGCGGCAGCAACGCCAATGGCAGCAGTGGCAGCGGCCCAAAGGCGGGAGTGGCAGACAAGAGTGCAGCGGTGGCGGCTGCCGCGCCAGCCTCGGTGGCGGATGACGCACCACCCCCTGAGCGCCGGAACAAGAGCGGCATCATCAGCGAACCCCTCAACAAGAGCCTGCGCCGCTCCCGCCCTCTCTCCCACTACTCCTCCTTTGGGGGCAGCGGTGGCAGTGGCGGTGGCAGCATGATGGGCGGGGAGTCTGCCGAAAAGGCTGCCGCGGCCGCAGCCGCTGCCTCCCTGTTGGCCAATGGGCACGACCTGGCGGCGGCCATGGCTGTGGACAAAAGCAACCCTACCTCAAAGCACAAAAGTGGTGCTGTGGCCAGCCTGCTGAGCAAGGCAGAGCGGGCCACGGAGCTGGCAGCCGAGGGACAGCTGACGCTGCAGCAGTTCGCGCAGTCCACGGAGATGCTGAAGCGCGTGGTGCAGGAGCACCTACCGCTGATGAGCGAGGCGGGCGCTGGCCTGCCCGACATGGAGGCCGTGGCGGGCGCCGAAGCCCTCAACGGCCAGTCCGACTTCCCCTACCTGGGCGCCTTTCCCATCAACCCGGGCCTCTTCATCATGACCCCGGCGGGCGTGTTCCTGGCTGAGAGCGCGCTGCACATGGCCGGCCTGGCCGAGTACCCCATGCAGGGAGAGCTGGCCTCCGCCATCAGCTCgggcaagaagaaaaggaaacgcTGCGGCATGTGTGCGCCCTGCCGGCGGCGCATCAACTGCGAGCAGTGCAGCAGTTGTAGGAACCGAAAGACTGGCCATCAGATTTGCAAATTCAGAAAATGTGAGGAACTCAAAAAGAAGCCTTCCGCTGCTCTGGAG AAGGTGATGCTTCCGACGGGAGCCGCCTTCCGGTGGTTTCAGTGA